A section of the Oryza sativa Japonica Group chromosome 1, ASM3414082v1 genome encodes:
- the LOC4327869 gene encoding anthocyanidin 5,3-O-glucosyltransferase → MESKPSRNVVLYAAMGAGHLLPMVELAKLFLTRGLDVTIAVPATPGSGTTGSPTIAGIAASNPSITFHHLPPPPSCADPDPNPLLLMLDVLRRSVPSLASLLRSIPSVAALVLDIFCAEAVDAAAALHVPAYIYFTSAAGAFAASLGLMHHYSTTTTNLRDMGKALLRFPGVPPIPASDMPSLVQDREGRFYKARVKLYARAMEASGVLLNTYEWLEARAMGALREGACSPDRPTPPVYCVGPLVASGEEEGGGVRHACLAWLDAQPARSVVFLCFGSMGSFSAAQLKEIARGLESSGHRFLWVVRSPRQDPANLLEHLPEPDLAALLPEGFLERTADKGMVVKSWAPQAKVLRHAATAAFVTHCGWNSTLEGITAGVPLLCWPLYAEQRMNKVFIVEEMKVGVVIDGYDEEMVSAEEVEAKVRLVMESEEGGKLLERLAVARAKAVEALAEEGPSRVAFDEFIDRLVTSE, encoded by the coding sequence ATGGAGTCCAAGCCCAGCCGCAACGTCGTGCTATACGCCGCCATGGGCGCGGGTCACCTGCTCCCCATGGTCGAGCTCGCCAAGCTCTTCCTCACCCGCGGCCTCGACGTCACCATCGCCGTCCCGGCCACCCCCGGATCGGGCACCACGGGATCCCCCACCATCGCCGGCATCGCCGCCTCCAACCCCTCCATCACCTTccaccacctcccgccgccgccgtcctgcgCCGACCCCGATCCGAACCCCCTCTTGCTCATGCTCGACGTGCTCCGCCGGTCGGTGCCCTCCCTCGCGTCGCTCCTCCGATCGATCCCCTCCGTCGCGGCGCTTGTCCTCGACATATTCTGCGCCGAGGCagtcgacgccgcggcggcgctccacgTCCCCGCCTACATATACTTCACCTCGGCCGCGGGCGCCTTTGCCGCCTCCCTAGGCCTGATGCACCACTACTCCACGACTACCACCAACCTCAGAGACATGGGCAAGGCGCTCCTCCGTTTCCCCGGCGTCCCGCCGATACCGGCATCGGACATGCCGTCCCTCGTGCAGGACAGAGAGGGTCGGTTTTACAAGGCGCGGGTCAAGCTGTACGCGCGCGCCATGGAGGCGAGCGGCGTGCTGCTCAACACGTACGAGTGGCTTGAAGCGAGGGCCATGGGTGCGCTCCGGGAGGGAGCTTGCTCCCCGGACCGCCCCACCCCGCCGGTGTACTGCGTCGGTCCGCTGGTGGCGtcaggcgaggaggagggaggaggggtgcGGCACGCGTGCCTCGCGTGGCTGGACGCGCAGCCGGCGCGGAGCGTGGTGTTCCTCTGCTTCGGCAGCATGGGCTCCTTCTCGGCGGCGCAGCTGAAGGAGATAGCGCGCGGGCTCGAGAGCTCCGGCCACCGGTTCCTGTGGGTGgtgcggagcccgcgtcaggaTCCGGCCAATCTGCTCGAGCATCTGCCGGAGCCAGACCTGGCGGCGCTGCTCCCCGAGGGGTTCTTGGAGAGGACGGCGGACAAAGGAATGGTGGTCAAGTCATGGGCGCCGCAGGCCAAGGTGCTACGCCACGCGGCGACGGCCGCGTTCGTCacgcactgcgggtggaactcgacgCTGGAGGGGATCACGGCGGGGGTGCCGCTGCTGTGCTGGCCGCTGTACGCGGAGCAgaggatgaacaaggtgttcatCGTGGAGGAGATGAAGGTGGGCGTGGTGATCGATGGCTACGACGAGGAGATGGTgagcgcggaggaggtggaggcgaagGTGAGGCTGGTGATGGAGTCGGAGGAAGGGGGGAAGCTACTGGAGAGGCTGGCCGTGGCGAGGGCGAAGGCCGTGGAGGCGCTCGCGGAAGAAGGGCCCTCGCGTGTGGCGTTTGACGAGTTTATCGATCGTTTGGTGACGTCCGAGTGA
- the LOC4327870 gene encoding 8-amino-7-oxononanoate synthase isoform X1 — MAQWDALVDAALARLASRNLLRATRPIALAPPPAPPETFAGPGPWDRAAVEIQLDRATLHQWLAEGGEATGQEEEVDEKLILFSGNDYMGLSSHPAIRKAAVKAAQEYGMGPRGSALICGYTTYHKLVEESLAELKKKEDCLLCPTGFSANMAVMTALGSVSSILSVGRKPAEGERIAVFSDALNHASIIDGIRLVERQQEVVAFVYKHCDMHHLDFLLSSCSIEKKVVVTDSLFSMDGDFAPLPELVKLRRKYGFLLVIDDAHGTLVCGENGGGAPELFGCENDIDISVGTLSKAAGCQGGFIVCSNRWKRLIQSRGRSFIFSTALPVPVVASVYAALHVSKKERWRRSVIWRHVQYFASLTKLDLTSPIISIVVGSEEAALRAGRHMLRSGFHVTPIRPPTVPQNSCRLRITLSASHSLDDIKRLVDALSPWLPDKHDEQTYVMASKL; from the exons ATGGCACAGTGGGACGCGCTCGTGGACGCCGCGCTTGCAAGGCTGGCGTCGAGGAACCTCCTGCGAGCCACGCGTCCCATCGCCCTCGCGCCACCTCCAGCGCCGCCTGAAACCTTCGCCGGCCCTGGCCCATGggaccgcgccgccgtcgagatCCAGCTCGATCGCGCAACCCTCCACCAATGGCTCGCCGAAG GTGGTGAAGCGACTGGCCAAGAAGAGGAGGTGGATGAGAAACTCATTCTATTCTCCGGGAATGATTACATGGGCCTCAGCTCCCATCCGGCAATCCGCAAGGCTGCAGTGAAG GCAGCTCAAGAGTACGGCATGGGACCTAGGGGCTCTGCCTTGATATGTGGCTATACTACTTATCACAAATTGGTGGAGGAATCTTTGGcagagttgaagaaaaaggag GATTGCCTTCTTTGCCCAACAGGATTTTCTGCCAACATGGCTGTGATGACTGCTCTGGGAAGTGTGAGCTCTATTTTGTCTGTTGGGAGAAAACCTGCAGAGGGTGAGAGAATTGCAGTTTTCTCGGATGCTCTCAACCATGCTTCTATCATTGATGGAATTCGCCTTGTTGAGCGACAGCAAGAAGTAGTAGCATTTGTCTACAAGCACTGTGACATGCATCATCTTGATTTCCTACT GTCCAGTTGCTCAATTGAAAAGAAAGTTGTTGTCACAGATAG CCTGTTTAGCATGGATGGTGATTTTGCTCCATTACCAGAACTTGTCAAATTACGCAGAAAGTATGGGTTTTTGTTGGTCATCGACGAT GCACATGGAACACTTGTTTGTGGCGAGAATGGTGGTGGTGCACCCGAGCTGTTTGGATGCGAAAATGACATTGACATAAGCGTTGGTACCCTAAGTAAGGCTGCTGGCTGCCAGGGTGGTTTTATAGTTTGCAG CAACCGATGGAAGAGGCTAATTCAATCGCGTGGCCGCTCATTCATATTTTCAACTGCTTTGCCAGTTCCAGTAGTTGCCTCTGTGTATG CTGCTCTCCATGTCTCAAAGAAGGAGAGATGGCGGAGATCAGTGATCTGGAGGCATGTGCAGTATTTTGCTTCTTTGACCAAACTCGACTTAACTAGTCCCATAATTTCCATAGTAGTTGGAAGCGAAGAAGCAGCACTTAGGGCTGGCAG GCATATGCTAAGATCTGGATTTCATGTTACACCAATTCGACCACCCACAGTACCACAAAACTCGTGCAG GTTGCGAATAACTCTAAGCGCTTCTCATTCCTTGGATGACATCAAAAGGCTGGTAGATGCACTATCACCCTGGCTTCCTGACAAACATGATGAGCAGACATATGTTATGGCGTCAAAACTTTAA
- the LOC4327870 gene encoding 8-amino-7-oxononanoate synthase isoform X2, translating into MGPRGSALICGYTTYHKLVEESLAELKKKEDCLLCPTGFSANMAVMTALGSVSSILSVGRKPAEGERIAVFSDALNHASIIDGIRLVERQQEVVAFVYKHCDMHHLDFLLSSCSIEKKVVVTDSLFSMDGDFAPLPELVKLRRKYGFLLVIDDAHGTLVCGENGGGAPELFGCENDIDISVGTLSKAAGCQGGFIVCSNRWKRLIQSRGRSFIFSTALPVPVVASVYAALHVSKKERWRRSVIWRHVQYFASLTKLDLTSPIISIVVGSEEAALRAGRHMLRSGFHVTPIRPPTVPQNSCRLRITLSASHSLDDIKRLVDALSPWLPDKHDEQTYVMASKL; encoded by the exons ATGGGACCTAGGGGCTCTGCCTTGATATGTGGCTATACTACTTATCACAAATTGGTGGAGGAATCTTTGGcagagttgaagaaaaaggag GATTGCCTTCTTTGCCCAACAGGATTTTCTGCCAACATGGCTGTGATGACTGCTCTGGGAAGTGTGAGCTCTATTTTGTCTGTTGGGAGAAAACCTGCAGAGGGTGAGAGAATTGCAGTTTTCTCGGATGCTCTCAACCATGCTTCTATCATTGATGGAATTCGCCTTGTTGAGCGACAGCAAGAAGTAGTAGCATTTGTCTACAAGCACTGTGACATGCATCATCTTGATTTCCTACT GTCCAGTTGCTCAATTGAAAAGAAAGTTGTTGTCACAGATAG CCTGTTTAGCATGGATGGTGATTTTGCTCCATTACCAGAACTTGTCAAATTACGCAGAAAGTATGGGTTTTTGTTGGTCATCGACGAT GCACATGGAACACTTGTTTGTGGCGAGAATGGTGGTGGTGCACCCGAGCTGTTTGGATGCGAAAATGACATTGACATAAGCGTTGGTACCCTAAGTAAGGCTGCTGGCTGCCAGGGTGGTTTTATAGTTTGCAG CAACCGATGGAAGAGGCTAATTCAATCGCGTGGCCGCTCATTCATATTTTCAACTGCTTTGCCAGTTCCAGTAGTTGCCTCTGTGTATG CTGCTCTCCATGTCTCAAAGAAGGAGAGATGGCGGAGATCAGTGATCTGGAGGCATGTGCAGTATTTTGCTTCTTTGACCAAACTCGACTTAACTAGTCCCATAATTTCCATAGTAGTTGGAAGCGAAGAAGCAGCACTTAGGGCTGGCAG GCATATGCTAAGATCTGGATTTCATGTTACACCAATTCGACCACCCACAGTACCACAAAACTCGTGCAG GTTGCGAATAACTCTAAGCGCTTCTCATTCCTTGGATGACATCAAAAGGCTGGTAGATGCACTATCACCCTGGCTTCCTGACAAACATGATGAGCAGACATATGTTATGGCGTCAAAACTTTAA
- the LOC4327871 gene encoding late embryogenesis abundant protein At1g64065: MATVGPYGEAEKNEPARPLALPSPSVHPAANDDEEAARAAAAAAGDTAANKRPRSPQYLRRRRCVIWCGGCCVTSAVVVGIVILVLALTVFKVKDPELTMNRVTLEGLDGDLGTSRHPVSVNATLNADVSLRNPNVASFRFDRSETDFYYAGETVGVAYAPEGEVGADSTVRMNVTLDVLADRISPNVNATDLIFGQGYNLTSYTEISGRVNVLGIYKRNLDIKMNCSITLEVSALSTVQSKSTNCVASVS, encoded by the coding sequence ATGGCGACCGTCGGGCCGTACGGCGAGGCCGAGAAGAacgagccggcgaggccgcTCGCGCTCCCGTCGCCGTCCGTCCACCCGGCGgccaacgacgacgaggaggccgcccgcgcggcggcggcggcggcgggggacacCGCCGCCAACAAGCGCCCGCGCTCCCCGCAGTACCTCCGCAGGCGGCGCTGCGTGATCTggtgcggcggctgctgcgTCACCTCGGCGGTCGTCGTCGGCATCGTCATCCTGGTGCTGGCGCTCACGGTGTTCAAGGTGAAGGACCCGGAGCTGACCATGAACCGCGTCACGCTGGAGGGCCTCGACGGCGACCTCGGCACGTCGAGGCACCCGGTGTCCGTGAACGCCACGCTCAACGCCGACGTCTCCCTCCGGAACCCCAACGTGGCGTCGTTCCGGTTCGACCGCAGCGAGACGGACTTCTACTACGCCGGGGAGACCGTCGGCGTGGCGTACGCGCCCGAAGGCGAGGTCGGCGCCGACAGCACCGTGCGGATGAACGTCACGCTCGACGTGCTCGCCGACCGCATCTCCCCCAACGTCAACGCCACCGACCTCATCTTCGGCCAGGGCTACAACCTCACCAGCTACACGGAGATCAGCGGGAGGGTGAACGTGCTGGGGATCTACAAGAGGAACCTCGACATCAAGATGAACTGCTCCATCACGCTGGAGGTCAGCGCCCTGTCCACCGTGCAGAGCAAGAGCACGAACTGTGTCGCCAGCGTCAGCtga
- the LOC136351046 gene encoding RING-H2 finger protein ATL67-like: MSSSSSSLLSSLATLGLGYSIAIALGFLVLLASLLLASYFCFRRGGGGGHFSGVLTPSSSSSHLSITVPRVLFVAEGSESPDAYSSGVAAASSPVGLDPAAIASYPKVPFYSGAGADADAMCSICLSEYADGEMLRVMPDCRHRFHVCCLDAWLRRNASCPVCRSSPIPTPVATPLATPLSELVPLSQYAADRRRSR, translated from the coding sequence atgtcctcctcatcctcttcGCTGCTCTCCTCGCTCGCCACGCTCGGCCTCGGGTACTCGATCGCCATCGCGCTGGGATTCCTCGTCCTGCTCGCGTCGCTCCTCCTCGCGTCATACTTCTGCTTCcgccgcgggggcggcggcgggcacttCTCCGGCGTGCTCACcccgagctccagctccagccacCTCTCCATCACCGTCCCGCGCGTGCTCTTCGTCGCGGAGGGGTCCGAGTCCCCCGACGCCTACTCCTCGGGCGTCGCGGCCGCGTCGTCCCCCGTGGGGCTCGACCCCGCGGCCATCGCGTCGTACCCGAAGGTCCCCTTCtacagcggcgccggcgcggacgCCGACGCCATGTGCTCGATCTGCCTCAGCGAGTACGCGGACGGGGAGATGCTGCGCGTGATGCCCGACTGCAGGCACAGGTTCCACGTCTGCTGCCTCGACGCCTGGCTGCGCCGGAACGCGTCGTGCCCCGTGTGCAGGTCCTCGCCCATCCCCACGCCGGTGGCCACGCCGCTGGCGACGCCGCTGTCGGAGCTCGTCCCGCTCTCGCAGTACGCCGCCGATCGGAGGCGCAGCAGGTGA
- the LOC4327874 gene encoding reticulon-like protein B1: MAEHKEEQSVMEKLSEKLHGDSSSSSSDSDDDKKGSSSSSAAAAMKAKIYRLFGRERPVHSVLGGGKPADLVLWRNKKISGGVLAGATAIWLLFEIMEYHLLTLVCHCLILSLAVLFLWSNASTFIHKSPPNIPEVKIPEDLTVNIALSLRYEINRGFATLREIGHGRDLKKFLIVIAGLWILSVLGSSCNFLTLFYIVFVALYTVPVLYEKYEDKVDAFGEKAEIEFKKYYALFEEKCLSKIPKGPLKDKKH, from the exons atgGCTGAGCACAAGGAGGAGCAGTCGGTGATGGAGAAGCTCTCCGAGAAGCTGCACGGCGActcctcgtcgtcttcctcggacTCGGACGACGACAAGAAGggttcctcctcgtcgtcggcggcggcggccatgaagGCCAAGATCTACCGCCTCTTCGGCCGCGAGAGGCCCGTCCACTccgtcctcggcggcggcaagc CTGCTGATCTCGTGCTATGGAGGAACAAGAAGATCTCCGGTGGGGTGCTCGCCGGAGCCACGGCCATCTGGCTACTCTTCGAGATCATGGAGTACCACCTCCTCACCTTGGTGTGCCACTGCCTCATTCTCTCCCTGGCTGTCCTCTTCCTCTGGTCCAATGCCTCCACTTTCATCCACAA GTCCCCTCCAAACATTCCTGAGGTGAAAATTCCAGAGGACTTGACAGTAAACATTGCCCTTTCTCTGAGATATGAGATCAATAGAGGTTTTGCAACCTTGAGGGAGATTGGTCATGGCCGTGATCTGAAGAAGTTCCTCATT GTGATCGCTGGACTCTGGATTCTGTCAGTTCTTGGTAGCAGCTGTAACTTTTTGACTTTGTTCTACATAG TTTTTGTGGCGCTCTACACTGTGCCAGTACTGTATGAGAAGTATGAGGACAAGGTTGATGCTTTTGGTGAGAAGGCTGAGATTGAATTTAAGAAGTACTATGCCCTCTTTGAAGAGAAATGCCTATCGAAGATTCCCAAGGGTCCTTTGAAAGATAAGAAGCACTAG
- the LOC4327875 gene encoding uncharacterized protein, which translates to MLDDAPQNPPSWPFAPCTLHGCSAMDHSNSPPVPDIGSFSYSWPTNKPLARADDDTHARGCSFDFSPPSFECSKQAAAMAHADQMFRDGLLLPLRAVRRQGGGGGGDDDGGGGDVSGAPKRDAIPVLLRPRYVDSAQRITTTIPASKRHLLPRLASPSSPRSSLRVAAAPGWSPSSVLGLGASNKLRLPSLGRRCGRVLPRRLSCKCLTFLEPLYQKMASCCVGRRITTRHAYGRAAADESRNIKVCEDAIRDAILHCKTSL; encoded by the coding sequence ATGCTTGACGACGCTCCACAAAACCCCCCATCTTGGCCATTTGCCCCTTGCACACTGCACGGCTGCAGCGCCATGGATCACTCCAACTCGCCTCCCGTCCCTGACATTGGCAGCTTCTCCTACAGCTGGCCGACTAACAAGCCGCTCGCGCGCGCCGACGACGACACGCACGCGCGGGGATGCAGCTTCGActtctcgccgccgtcgttcgaGTGCTCCAAGCAAGCCGCGGCGATGGCCCACGCCGACCAGATGTTCCGCGACGGCCTTCTCCTCCCACTGCGAGCCGTACGGCGtcagggaggcggcggcggcggcgacgacgacggcggcggcggcgacgtcagcGGCGCCCCCAAGCGGGACGCTATCCCGGTGCTCCTGCGGCCGCGCTATGTGGACTCGGCCCAGAGGATCACGACGACGATCCCCGCGAGCAAGCGCCACCTGCTGCCCCGGCTGGCGTCGCCAAGTTCCCCGCGTTCGTCTCTCCGCGTTGCGGCGGCTCCGGGGTGGTCGCCGAGCTCCGTCCTCGGACTCGGGGCGAGCAACAAGCTCAGGCTGCCGTCCTTGGGGAGGAGGTGCGGCCGCGTGCTGCCGAGGCGGCTCTCGTGCAAGTGTCTGACGTTCCTGGAACCGCTATATCAGAAGATGGCGAGCTGCTGTGTCGGGAGAAGGATCACGACGAGGCACGCTTatggccgtgccgccgccgatgaGTCCCGCAATATTAAGGTGTGCGAGGATGCAATCAGGGACGCTATTCTGCACTGCAAAACATCACTCTAG